CAGACGGCAGTGATTACGGATGCTTTACCTACGGATTTTGCGGGCGGCAATCATGATAATGAACCGTGGTGCCGCGCGGTTATGAATAATATCCATACCGTGACCACCATTCATGCTTTAACGAAGGGGATCCATACCCTCCGCTTTTACGGATTGGATGCGGGCCTGGTCCTGCAAAAGCTTGTGTTGTCCGCTGCGGAGCTGCCGTATTCCTATTTGGGCCCAGAGGAGAGCTTCTATACTATGGGGACGCACTAATTCATAGTTAGAGCTAATTGAAGGGCTGAATCCCCGAATGGTTCAGGGTCCTCCGTTATTTCAAGGCAGATGACGGAGGATAACCCTTGATATTTTTGAAAACATTACTGAAGTAGGCGACATCTTGATAACCACAGTGCGCTGCTACTTCGGACACATTGAAGCCACCTGCGGACAGAATCATCTCGGCATTGTTCACCCGTACTTTATTTATGAATTCCTTATAGGTGGAACCGGTGTTTTGCTTGAACAGCTTGCCAAGATATACAGGATTTAAAGCAACCAAATCAGCTAGTTCCTTGATCGCAACTTCCTCCGAATAATGATCCATAATATAGGTCATTACTTTTTGGATTCTCAGATCGATCAGAGGTGTCTCTTGATGGTGGGTTATGCTTAACAGGCGATATACGATCAGTTGAAAAATGGCTCTGGCCTTCATTTTATAAAAAGGCTGTTTGTCCATCCATACATGCGAGAAATCTTTGATGTCCGCTAGGATCTCTTTAGTTCTCCAGTTTTTGGTTACGGTCTCAAAAGGGAGCTGCACATGATTGTCCTCCCCCTGCCAGAAGAAATTAAACGCAAAAGAACGCATGGGTGCCTCCTTAAAGGTCTGCGCTTCCCGAATACTTCCGGAAGGGGCATAGAGCATATCACCAGCTTCAACCGTAAATTTCTCCCCATTAATAAAATAGTTCGATTTCCCTTCCACAATGAAGGTAAGGTCATGGAAATCAATTTTGCTCCTCGTTATCTCCCAATCCGGGAAGGATCTGCGGTCGACGAACAAAAAAACATTCGGAACTAGATTCTCATATTTGCCAATGTCCATTTCAGCCATTGCTCCTTCCATATAACTAGAGCCGTACGAATACCGATTGGTATATTATACCGAAATGAAACCTATTACGAAAAGACTCTTTTAATCATCGGGAATGCCGTACGCCATGCATAATGAAATCCTTGAATTGTCGGTCCGTTGCCCGGTCTTCCTCCGTAACCACACCGCCCCGCTGATGCGTAATAATAACGGCTTTTTGTAAATACATGAAATACAGGTGGGTGGACTTCTGCAGAATGTTCAACCACTTATTTTTTTCCTCCGGAGCCACTGCTATTGTGTCAAGCAGTATAAGTC
This genomic stretch from Paenibacillus sp. FSL H7-0737 harbors:
- a CDS encoding helix-turn-helix domain-containing protein, which translates into the protein MDIGKYENLVPNVFLFVDRRSFPDWEITRSKIDFHDLTFIVEGKSNYFINGEKFTVEAGDMLYAPSGSIREAQTFKEAPMRSFAFNFFWQGEDNHVQLPFETVTKNWRTKEILADIKDFSHVWMDKQPFYKMKARAIFQLIVYRLLSITHHQETPLIDLRIQKVMTYIMDHYSEEVAIKELADLVALNPVYLGKLFKQNTGSTYKEFINKVRVNNAEMILSAGGFNVSEVAAHCGYQDVAYFSNVFKNIKGYPPSSALK